A stretch of Aureispira sp. CCB-E DNA encodes these proteins:
- a CDS encoding Fur family transcriptional regulator, whose product MASNQKDSKIVKEVIKIFSQYLEKNGLRKTPERFAILEEIYKRDDHFDAEALYIHMKTQNYRVSRATVYNTLELLVSCDLVRKHQFGKNLAQYEKSYGSKQHDHAVCIETGQVFEFCDPRIQQIKEMVSEILGFEITHHSLTFYGYSKEAREKLNRK is encoded by the coding sequence ATGGCTAGCAATCAAAAAGACTCAAAAATAGTAAAAGAAGTCATCAAGATATTTTCTCAATATCTCGAAAAAAATGGCTTGCGCAAAACACCAGAACGATTTGCAATTTTGGAAGAGATCTATAAACGGGACGATCACTTCGACGCAGAAGCGCTCTATATCCATATGAAAACCCAAAACTATCGTGTTAGTCGTGCTACGGTTTACAACACATTAGAATTATTGGTTTCTTGTGATTTGGTACGCAAACATCAGTTTGGTAAAAATTTAGCTCAATACGAAAAATCCTATGGATCCAAGCAACACGACCATGCGGTTTGTATCGAAACAGGGCAAGTTTTTGAGTTTTGTGACCCTAGAATCCAACAAATCAAAGAAATGGTTTCTGAAATTTTGGGCTTTGAAATCACGCATCACTCCCTGACTTTTTATGGATACAGCAAAGAGGCAAGAGAAAAACTAAATAGAAAATAA
- a CDS encoding adenylosuccinate synthase, protein MVDVLLGLQWGDEGKGKIVDYLASKYDIVARFQGGPNAGHTLYLDDKKYVLHTIPSGIFRADVQNVIGNGVVIDPTILCKEIDQLSTAGVEFLSRLYIARKAHLILPSHRFLDAVMEAAKGDGKIGSTLKGIGPTYTDKIARHGLRIGDIFLSDFQERYNKLKENHLRMASAYPSVDFDLEGEEKVWMASIERLRKLQFVDSAYFINKAIKAGKKVLAEGAQGSMLDIDYGTYPFVTSSNTITSGVCNGLGIAPQKIGEVIGITKAYCTRVGGGPFPTELHGATGEEIRKAGGEFGATTGRPRRCGWIDLPQLKYTIMINGVTQLVMTKADVLDKFDEVSAATAYETENGITDELPFDMVTNCPKPVYKAYKGWKKDLTGIRNFGDFPTELQEYVQEMESMLEIPFSIISVGPGREQLVLRPETTMA, encoded by the coding sequence ATGGTAGATGTATTATTAGGTTTGCAATGGGGAGACGAAGGAAAGGGTAAAATCGTTGATTATTTAGCGTCTAAGTACGACATTGTTGCTCGCTTCCAAGGAGGTCCCAATGCTGGTCACACATTGTATCTAGATGACAAAAAGTATGTATTGCACACCATTCCTTCTGGAATCTTTAGAGCCGATGTTCAGAATGTTATTGGAAATGGTGTCGTCATTGATCCAACAATCCTTTGCAAAGAAATTGACCAACTATCTACTGCAGGAGTGGAATTTTTGAGCCGCTTGTATATTGCCAGAAAAGCACACTTAATCCTTCCTTCTCATCGCTTCTTAGATGCAGTGATGGAAGCTGCAAAAGGTGATGGAAAAATTGGTTCTACCCTAAAAGGGATTGGTCCAACCTATACGGATAAAATTGCTCGACATGGTCTTCGCATAGGAGATATCTTTTTATCTGATTTTCAAGAACGTTATAACAAACTTAAAGAAAATCATTTGCGTATGGCTTCTGCCTATCCTTCTGTTGATTTTGACTTAGAGGGAGAAGAGAAAGTTTGGATGGCGTCTATTGAGCGTTTAAGAAAATTGCAATTTGTAGATTCTGCCTATTTTATTAACAAAGCAATCAAAGCTGGAAAAAAAGTATTGGCAGAGGGTGCACAGGGCTCTATGCTAGATATTGATTATGGTACCTATCCTTTTGTAACTTCATCTAATACAATTACATCTGGTGTTTGTAATGGTCTGGGAATTGCGCCTCAAAAAATCGGTGAAGTGATTGGTATCACCAAAGCCTATTGTACTCGTGTTGGAGGTGGACCTTTTCCAACAGAACTACACGGTGCAACAGGTGAAGAAATTAGAAAAGCTGGTGGAGAATTTGGAGCTACAACAGGACGTCCTAGACGCTGTGGTTGGATCGATTTGCCTCAGTTAAAATATACTATTATGATTAATGGTGTTACTCAGTTAGTCATGACCAAAGCAGATGTATTGGATAAATTTGATGAAGTGTCTGCTGCAACGGCTTACGAAACAGAAAATGGGATCACCGATGAATTGCCATTTGATATGGTTACGAATTGTCCTAAACCTGTCTACAAAGCTTACAAAGGTTGGAAAAAAGACTTGACAGGAATTCGAAACTTTGGAGATTTTCCTACAGAATTACAAGAGTACGTACAAGAGATGGAAAGTATGTTAGAAATACCATTTTCTATTATCTCTGTCGGTCCAGGAAGAGAACAATTGGTCTTAAGACCAGAAACTACAATGGCTTAA
- a CDS encoding DUF6892 domain-containing protein, with protein sequence MNINLKLLVISSLIEANELDYEEEYCEEVFDKIDEDEVLSEDMYGLPIPELVDYFAQLDLTSYLNKVNKISLDGGRAIYSIVSYSWDGEDDAFNITSLDGIEALQNLEVLDANTMLGASVSLQPLAQLHKLRQVSLNYKNFVDYEVLQAIESLESVTLTFTAGADVSAITNPLVAKGVNVDVC encoded by the coding sequence ATGAATATAAACTTAAAGCTACTAGTCATTAGCAGTCTCATAGAAGCAAATGAATTAGACTACGAAGAAGAATATTGTGAGGAGGTATTTGATAAAATAGATGAAGACGAAGTTCTTTCTGAAGATATGTATGGACTGCCTATTCCAGAGTTAGTCGACTATTTTGCCCAACTTGATCTCACATCATACCTTAATAAAGTAAATAAAATATCCTTAGATGGCGGTCGTGCTATTTATAGCATTGTTTCGTATTCTTGGGACGGAGAAGATGATGCGTTTAATATTACTTCTCTAGACGGTATTGAAGCACTTCAAAACCTTGAGGTTCTAGATGCCAACACGATGCTTGGTGCTTCGGTTTCATTACAACCACTTGCCCAACTTCATAAGTTACGTCAAGTAAGTTTGAATTATAAGAATTTTGTTGATTACGAAGTCTTACAAGCAATTGAATCTTTGGAAAGTGTTACCTTAACATTTACTGCTGGAGCCGATGTCTCTGCCATTACCAATCCGCTTGTAGCCAAAGGAGTCAATGTGGATGTCTGTTAA
- the glmS gene encoding glutamine--fructose-6-phosphate transaminase (isomerizing), with amino-acid sequence MCGIVAYIGARDAYPILIKGLQRLEYRGYDSAGVALLKDEELTVYKKKGKVNDLIAFTEGKDVSGSVGMGHTRWATHGEPNDVNAHPHLSGDRDISIIHNGIIENYDSIKTALEKEGHTFTSDTDTEVLVHLIETIQAKENVGIAEAVRIALTKVVGAYAIVVLSKKEPNKIVAARKGSPLVVGIGEKEFFLASDASPIVEYTKNVVYIKEEEIVTLNRAGELTLKTIDNEIQTPFIQHLNMEIEAIEKGGYEHYMLKEIHQQPTTMADAMRGRLNVKKGLITLGGVAEFENRIKNADRLIIIACGTSWIAGLIGEYLFEDLARIPTEVEYASEFRYRNPIITNKDVVIAISQSGETADTLAALDLAIEKEALTYGICNVVGSSIARITNAGSYIHAGPEIGVASTKAFTGQVTLLTLMALQLAHNKGTISQSYYFQLLNELDTLPAKLKKVVEQDAKIKYIANLWKDAENALYLGRGYNFPIALEGALKLKEISYIHAEGYPAAEMKHGPIALIDENMPVVIIATNGSTREKVISNIQEVKARKGKVLAIITEGDDHIPQIADHVIEIPQTAEPLVPLLSVIPLQLLAYHIAVLRGCNVDQPRNLAKSVTVE; translated from the coding sequence ATGTGTGGAATTGTAGCTTATATAGGCGCTAGAGATGCCTATCCGATCCTTATTAAAGGTTTGCAAAGATTGGAATATAGAGGGTATGATAGCGCTGGAGTGGCATTGCTAAAAGACGAAGAATTAACCGTTTATAAGAAAAAAGGTAAAGTAAACGATTTAATTGCTTTTACAGAAGGAAAAGATGTATCAGGATCAGTAGGTATGGGGCATACACGCTGGGCAACACATGGAGAACCGAATGATGTAAATGCACATCCTCATTTATCAGGAGATAGAGACATTTCTATTATTCACAATGGAATTATTGAAAATTATGACTCGATTAAAACAGCCCTAGAGAAGGAGGGACATACCTTTACATCTGATACAGATACAGAAGTATTGGTGCATTTAATCGAAACAATTCAAGCGAAAGAAAATGTAGGTATTGCAGAAGCTGTTCGTATTGCTTTGACAAAAGTTGTAGGCGCTTATGCGATTGTGGTTTTGAGTAAGAAAGAACCAAATAAAATTGTGGCTGCTAGAAAAGGAAGTCCTTTGGTAGTGGGAATTGGAGAAAAAGAATTTTTTCTAGCTTCAGATGCTTCTCCAATTGTTGAGTACACCAAAAATGTTGTCTACATTAAGGAAGAAGAAATTGTTACGCTGAATAGAGCAGGTGAATTGACTTTGAAAACTATTGACAACGAAATTCAAACGCCTTTTATTCAGCATCTAAATATGGAAATTGAGGCGATTGAAAAAGGTGGATATGAGCACTATATGCTTAAGGAAATTCACCAGCAACCTACTACAATGGCAGATGCTATGCGTGGGCGCTTGAACGTCAAAAAAGGTTTGATTACATTAGGTGGCGTTGCTGAATTTGAGAATCGTATCAAAAATGCGGATCGACTAATTATTATTGCTTGTGGGACGTCTTGGATTGCAGGTTTGATTGGAGAATATTTGTTCGAAGACTTGGCACGTATTCCAACAGAAGTGGAGTATGCTTCGGAATTTAGGTATAGAAATCCTATTATTACCAACAAAGATGTTGTAATTGCTATTTCTCAATCTGGAGAAACTGCGGATACATTGGCAGCATTGGATTTGGCGATAGAAAAAGAAGCATTGACCTATGGTATTTGTAATGTTGTTGGTTCTTCTATTGCTAGAATTACGAATGCAGGATCTTATATTCATGCAGGACCAGAAATAGGAGTGGCTTCGACTAAAGCTTTTACAGGGCAGGTAACTCTGTTGACTTTGATGGCACTTCAATTGGCACACAATAAGGGAACCATCTCTCAGTCCTACTACTTTCAATTATTGAATGAGTTGGATACGCTACCTGCAAAATTGAAAAAAGTAGTCGAGCAAGATGCCAAAATTAAGTATATTGCTAATTTATGGAAGGATGCAGAAAATGCTCTTTATCTAGGACGTGGTTATAATTTCCCAATCGCTTTAGAGGGAGCCTTGAAATTGAAAGAAATTTCGTATATTCACGCAGAGGGATATCCAGCTGCAGAAATGAAACATGGTCCTATTGCTTTGATTGATGAAAATATGCCTGTTGTCATTATTGCAACGAATGGTAGTACTCGTGAAAAAGTAATTAGTAATATCCAAGAAGTAAAAGCTCGCAAAGGTAAAGTATTGGCTATTATTACAGAAGGTGACGATCATATCCCTCAAATAGCAGATCATGTTATTGAAATTCCGCAAACAGCAGAACCTTTGGTGCCTCTACTATCTGTTATCCCATTACAATTATTAGCCTATCATATTGCTGTTCTAAGAGGTTGCAATGTTGATCAACCTAGAAATTTAGCAAAATCCGTTACGGTAGAATAA
- a CDS encoding DUF547 domain-containing protein, with the protein MFQHKKFSQDFKRFKTQYLDGETLDQNTIQEYLKTLATVNLKTLQEDKAKIAFWINVYNGLTNYWIIKKGIQKSMLEKPFLVMRSKVIIGGHSFSLDDIEHGILRKNRKSLYKLFKQFSGRDSRRELIVDQLDYRIHFALNCGAKSCPPIAYYDEHFLDQQLKIAEESFVEQEFLVDTTSKTIHCSKIFWLYKKDFQQVYINAPQYKNYKIRYRKYDFSVH; encoded by the coding sequence ATGTTTCAGCACAAAAAGTTCTCTCAAGATTTTAAACGATTCAAAACCCAATATCTAGATGGAGAAACTCTAGATCAAAATACGATTCAAGAATATCTAAAGACCTTGGCAACGGTAAATTTGAAAACACTTCAAGAAGATAAAGCTAAAATTGCCTTTTGGATCAATGTTTACAATGGCTTAACTAATTATTGGATTATCAAAAAAGGCATTCAAAAAAGTATGTTAGAAAAGCCATTTTTGGTAATGCGTTCAAAAGTAATTATTGGCGGGCATTCATTTTCTTTGGATGATATAGAGCATGGTATCCTACGAAAAAATCGCAAATCTTTGTACAAACTATTCAAGCAATTTTCTGGGCGAGATTCTCGCCGAGAGTTGATTGTTGATCAACTAGATTATCGCATTCATTTTGCTCTAAATTGTGGTGCAAAGTCGTGTCCTCCTATTGCTTACTATGATGAACATTTCTTAGATCAGCAGCTAAAAATAGCCGAGGAAAGTTTTGTTGAACAAGAATTTTTGGTTGATACCACTTCTAAAACAATTCATTGTTCCAAAATATTTTGGCTGTACAAAAAAGATTTTCAACAAGTTTATATCAATGCTCCTCAATATAAAAATTATAAAATTCGTTACCGAAAATATGATTTTAGTGTACACTAG
- a CDS encoding SH3 domain-containing protein → MRTSYVRFFFFIVLSIYFYSCDDQETTPLTNTQTPVTLTQEAPPRRFMETITRRLRVRETPDLEGTVLHILSDGVLVEFLYDSTNFTTEIIYNRKTYNAHWYKIQTEEKIEGWVYAAFVQFLPKEQNQKVVIQRETAELLEAANEERPEFTKKQQKQMQEPVNEGSITNYKNYLANLDRSNPNSIGQAINRFTTLFINHTNENTRDAAYIAFHNFYTNVLKTLQNSTNMNQYQHLATEIKRYQRATMQSDAFTRSLAANGINFGLKNGQVVLAEDVDFLYRVFYRECSIPMRAYMNQYQLEVPNFWLDNETLLIAPKELARWTLSWNYFVATYPDFVWHADAKRRLDKQLNILLQGTEKTPAFDPQTYILKAEFLQAYRHITDNYPESKIGRTFTEYVQTLKRNDWKMSSTVTEAQNKVLRLLVL, encoded by the coding sequence ATGAGAACATCCTACGTCCGATTCTTCTTTTTTATTGTACTCTCTATTTATTTCTACTCTTGTGACGATCAAGAAACTACACCTTTGACCAATACACAAACACCTGTAACGCTAACTCAAGAAGCCCCCCCTCGTCGATTTATGGAAACCATAACCCGTCGATTGAGGGTTCGAGAAACGCCCGACTTGGAAGGAACGGTACTCCATATTTTGAGTGATGGTGTTTTAGTTGAATTTTTATACGACAGCACCAATTTTACCACTGAAATTATTTACAATCGTAAAACCTACAACGCCCACTGGTACAAAATACAGACAGAAGAAAAAATAGAAGGTTGGGTCTATGCTGCCTTTGTTCAATTTCTTCCCAAAGAACAAAATCAAAAGGTAGTTATTCAGCGAGAGACAGCCGAATTATTAGAAGCAGCTAATGAGGAACGTCCTGAATTTACTAAAAAGCAGCAAAAACAAATGCAAGAACCCGTTAATGAAGGGTCCATTACCAACTATAAAAATTATCTAGCAAATTTAGATCGCAGTAATCCTAACTCTATTGGTCAAGCAATTAATCGTTTTACAACCTTGTTTATCAATCATACCAACGAAAATACACGTGATGCTGCTTATATTGCTTTTCATAACTTTTATACAAATGTCCTAAAAACGCTGCAAAATTCTACCAATATGAACCAATATCAACATTTGGCGACAGAAATAAAACGTTACCAACGTGCTACGATGCAAAGCGATGCTTTTACACGTAGTCTTGCTGCCAATGGAATCAATTTTGGGCTTAAAAATGGACAGGTAGTATTAGCAGAGGATGTCGATTTTTTATATCGAGTTTTTTATAGAGAGTGCTCTATTCCCATGCGGGCATATATGAATCAATATCAATTGGAGGTTCCTAACTTTTGGTTAGACAATGAAACATTATTGATTGCACCTAAAGAATTGGCTCGATGGACTTTATCTTGGAATTACTTTGTTGCCACTTATCCAGATTTTGTTTGGCATGCTGATGCCAAGCGACGATTAGACAAACAATTAAATATTTTATTGCAAGGCACCGAAAAAACGCCTGCTTTTGATCCCCAAACCTATATCCTAAAAGCTGAATTCCTACAAGCTTATCGACACATTACAGACAACTATCCAGAATCTAAAATAGGTCGTACCTTCACGGAATATGTCCAAACATTAAAACGCAACGACTGGAAAATGTCATCTACTGTTACAGAAGCACAGAACAAAGTGCTTCGATTATTGGTTTTGTAG
- a CDS encoding STAS domain-containing protein — protein MAYTFLEKNGVQILQVDNLLNPLDNQEIIRAIEEKIEASYTEFIVDLEQMDFMNSTGLTFLISILTRSRSAGGDVAIANLSDNIKKILLVTRLNSAFSVFENVDDALTLFIKENKNDKNYVNE, from the coding sequence ATGGCATATACTTTTTTAGAAAAAAATGGCGTACAAATTTTACAAGTAGATAACTTACTAAATCCATTAGATAATCAAGAAATTATTCGAGCAATTGAGGAAAAAATTGAAGCGAGTTATACAGAATTTATCGTTGACTTGGAGCAAATGGACTTTATGAATAGCACAGGCTTGACTTTTCTTATTTCAATCCTTACTCGCTCTAGAAGTGCGGGCGGAGACGTAGCTATCGCTAATCTTTCTGATAACATCAAGAAAATACTCTTGGTTACTCGACTTAACTCAGCTTTTAGTGTGTTTGAAAATGTTGATGATGCATTAACCCTGTTTATTAAAGAGAATAAAAATGATAAGAACTATGTTAATGAGTAA
- a CDS encoding anthranilate synthase component I family protein — protein MTMVLTVKETIVVKRQILKWAEKQSEVICYLDSNYYQADQYSAYEALIAVGAEKELCLKRSGNAFQCLQAFAKENQEWLFGHLSYDLKNDVEALTSQNKDVLEFPELYFFVPSYLFLFNQDGTLEILSKQESPKKIWKAIKDFSSTDDNAENSMISIQQMFSKDAYMDTIHQIRQHIIDGDTYEMNFCQEFFAENVSINPVRLFDTMNQIAKAPFATYYQIKDQHLLCGSPERFLCKRGNQLISQPIKGTIKRGQSQEEDEVLKHQLRASIKDQAENVMIVDLVRNDLTKVCQTGTIQVAELFGIYGFERVYQMISTVVGELQEHKNWVDALEATFPMGSMTGAPKVISMELIEEYEKTKRGIYSGTVGYVTPNGDFDFNVVIRSLLYNRSKQYLSFQVGGAIVYDSEPEAEYEECLLKAKTMLEALGISTLDRTTSSVH, from the coding sequence ATGACAATGGTATTAACAGTTAAAGAGACAATAGTAGTCAAACGCCAAATTTTGAAATGGGCAGAAAAACAGTCCGAAGTTATTTGCTACTTAGATAGTAATTATTATCAAGCCGATCAATATAGTGCCTACGAGGCTTTAATTGCTGTTGGGGCAGAAAAAGAACTTTGCCTTAAAAGATCAGGAAATGCTTTTCAGTGCTTGCAAGCTTTTGCCAAAGAGAATCAAGAATGGTTGTTTGGACATCTGAGTTATGATTTGAAAAATGACGTAGAAGCATTAACATCCCAAAATAAAGATGTTTTAGAATTTCCTGAATTGTATTTCTTTGTGCCTAGTTATTTGTTTCTTTTTAATCAAGATGGAACTTTAGAAATTTTATCTAAACAAGAATCTCCAAAAAAGATTTGGAAGGCGATTAAAGATTTTTCTAGTACTGATGATAATGCTGAGAATTCAATGATTTCTATTCAACAAATGTTTTCAAAGGATGCGTATATGGATACCATTCATCAAATTCGACAGCATATTATAGATGGTGATACTTATGAGATGAATTTTTGCCAAGAGTTTTTTGCAGAAAATGTGTCTATAAACCCTGTGAGGCTTTTCGATACAATGAATCAAATTGCAAAGGCTCCTTTTGCTACCTATTATCAAATAAAAGACCAACATTTGCTTTGTGGAAGCCCAGAGCGATTTTTGTGTAAACGAGGGAATCAGTTAATTTCTCAGCCCATTAAAGGAACGATTAAGCGGGGACAAAGTCAAGAAGAAGATGAAGTATTGAAGCACCAACTGAGAGCAAGTATCAAAGATCAAGCAGAAAATGTCATGATCGTAGATTTGGTGCGAAATGACCTGACCAAAGTTTGTCAGACGGGAACAATTCAAGTAGCCGAATTATTTGGAATTTATGGTTTCGAGAGAGTCTACCAAATGATTTCGACAGTGGTAGGTGAGTTGCAGGAGCATAAAAACTGGGTAGATGCATTAGAGGCAACATTTCCGATGGGATCTATGACTGGCGCTCCAAAGGTGATTAGTATGGAATTGATAGAGGAATATGAGAAAACGAAACGAGGCATTTATTCTGGCACGGTTGGTTATGTTACCCCTAATGGAGACTTTGACTTTAATGTGGTTATTCGTTCCTTGTTGTATAATCGCAGCAAGCAGTATTTATCTTTTCAAGTTGGTGGGGCAATTGTATACGACTCAGAACCTGAAGCAGAGTATGAGGAGTGTTTGTTAAAAGCTAAAACGATGTTAGAAGCATTAGGGATTTCGACCTTGGATAGAACAACTTCTAGTGTACACTAA
- a CDS encoding DUF4290 domain-containing protein has protein sequence MNNDYKIPTAKKMADYNTQKENLLIREYGRNTQNLINRAKQIEDREERQVYIEKVVNLIMAMHPHTRNLDDYRLKVWSHVLKMANYELDVDLPENLPDARTKRKPDQVAYPQNTKRLRHYGRNVRIMIEKAKQMEDKEKQEAYITVIAAYMKMSYKTWNRENVNDEVIFKEFARLAKGELEVPKGTNIDSLVSPRKTKTGGNSGASNNTGRTKSSRHTSSKKSSKSNSSKNKNSRRTSTNGSKSKNQRNRKR, from the coding sequence ATGAACAACGACTATAAGATACCTACAGCCAAAAAAATGGCTGATTATAATACTCAAAAAGAAAATCTGTTGATCCGAGAGTATGGACGTAATACTCAAAACTTGATTAATAGAGCCAAGCAAATAGAAGATCGAGAAGAACGTCAAGTGTACATCGAAAAAGTAGTTAACTTGATTATGGCGATGCATCCTCATACTAGAAATTTGGATGATTACAGGTTAAAAGTATGGTCACATGTTTTAAAGATGGCAAATTATGAATTAGATGTCGATCTGCCAGAAAACTTGCCTGATGCACGAACAAAACGCAAGCCAGACCAAGTAGCTTATCCACAAAATACCAAGCGTTTGCGTCACTATGGTCGAAACGTTCGGATTATGATTGAGAAGGCCAAGCAAATGGAGGACAAAGAAAAACAAGAGGCATATATTACGGTTATCGCTGCTTACATGAAAATGTCTTACAAAACTTGGAATAGAGAGAATGTTAACGATGAGGTGATTTTTAAGGAATTTGCTCGATTGGCAAAGGGAGAATTAGAAGTACCCAAAGGTACTAATATCGATTCTTTGGTTTCTCCTCGCAAAACCAAAACAGGAGGGAATAGCGGAGCAAGCAACAATACAGGAAGAACCAAGTCTAGTCGTCATACAAGTTCTAAAAAAAGCTCAAAAAGTAACTCTAGTAAAAACAAAAATTCTAGACGAACGTCTACCAATGGTAGTAAAAGCAAAAATCAGCGTAATAGAAAACGTTAA
- a CDS encoding phosphopantothenoylcysteine decarboxylase: MSKSILILGGGTFYHVRNHLSIAAPAFGTTARWLHDHLPNSKLMLTKMAEASSALETNEDVKEFLNDALKDTTLDGIIMNVALCDYEGRIGTVASGKHAQRLQSREGNQQMELTASDKLIANIKVQRPDLFLVGFKTTTSFSPDQQQAAAYRMLSESKGDLVLANDTLTRYNLLVNSNNERLIESSNRLDVLNYLVEEILRLK; the protein is encoded by the coding sequence ATGAGTAAATCTATTTTAATTTTGGGTGGTGGTACCTTTTATCATGTTCGAAATCATTTGTCAATTGCCGCCCCTGCTTTTGGTACAACAGCACGTTGGTTGCATGATCATTTACCCAATTCAAAGTTGATGTTAACCAAAATGGCAGAGGCATCTTCTGCTTTGGAAACGAATGAAGATGTAAAGGAGTTCCTAAATGATGCCCTAAAAGATACAACTTTAGATGGTATTATTATGAATGTTGCCTTGTGTGATTATGAGGGAAGGATAGGAACGGTGGCTTCTGGTAAACATGCTCAGCGGTTGCAATCTAGAGAAGGCAATCAACAGATGGAGTTAACGGCAAGTGATAAACTCATTGCCAATATAAAAGTACAACGTCCAGATCTATTTTTAGTTGGATTCAAAACAACAACTAGTTTTAGTCCCGACCAACAGCAAGCTGCTGCTTATAGAATGCTGTCAGAATCTAAAGGAGATTTGGTATTGGCCAATGATACGCTGACTCGATACAATTTATTGGTCAATTCCAACAACGAACGATTGATAGAGTCCAGCAATCGGCTAGACGTTCTAAATTATTTGGTCGAAGAAATTTTGAGACTAAAATAA